One region of uncultured Methanolobus sp. genomic DNA includes:
- a CDS encoding cobalt-factor II C(20)-methyltransferase: MLVGVGLGPGDPELLTLKAVESLKNAYKVYVPGRMAADLVAPYAESEILDFPMLTDYEVLNEVWKKNADMIAEESKDNLVVFGLIGDPNFFSTFTHLKRVMKKFYPDVETATIPGISSITSFAAQTGAEVDSSFEVSDGSDSQYRIRLKASRPQEIIESYEKEGFNRFTFCERLFSDREVIITEREKIPEKGNYFSIIYAQKE, encoded by the coding sequence ATGCTTGTAGGAGTAGGACTTGGTCCGGGTGATCCGGAGCTTCTGACATTGAAAGCTGTTGAAAGCCTGAAAAATGCGTATAAAGTATACGTTCCCGGTCGCATGGCAGCCGATCTGGTAGCGCCTTATGCAGAATCAGAGATTCTTGATTTCCCAATGCTGACTGATTATGAGGTACTCAATGAGGTCTGGAAAAAGAATGCAGATATGATTGCTGAGGAATCAAAGGATAACCTTGTTGTTTTTGGCCTTATTGGCGATCCAAATTTCTTCTCAACCTTCACTCACTTAAAGCGCGTGATGAAGAAATTCTATCCTGATGTTGAAACCGCAACCATTCCCGGAATCAGCTCAATTACGTCTTTCGCTGCACAGACTGGTGCTGAGGTGGACTCATCCTTTGAGGTAAGTGATGGTTCAGATAGCCAGTACAGGATAAGGCTCAAGGCCAGCAGGCCACAGGAGATTATCGAGTCATATGAAAAGGAAGGCTTTAACAGGTTCACTTTCTGCGAACGCCTTTTCAGCGACAGGGAAGTTATTATTACAGAAAGAGAAAAGATTCCTGAAAAGGGCAACTATTTCAGCATAATTTATGCTCAGAAGGAATAA
- the cbiT gene encoding precorrin-6Y C5,15-methyltransferase (decarboxylating) subunit CbiT, with product MTELLHVSGGPTKPEIIAVSLSKLDLEDGCRFFDIGCGTGAVSIEASKMVRDINICAIDAREEAISVTKKNFEAFKITNAQVFSGESSEILEKQEIGSIDCAFIGGTKNISQVLEVLAEKKAKSIVLNAVRIETVVNVINKMKELDLFEEALHIIVSRSAPITGETMFKPENPIYIVVGKSGKN from the coding sequence ATGACTGAACTTTTGCACGTAAGTGGCGGCCCTACAAAGCCAGAAATAATTGCAGTCTCTTTATCTAAACTTGATTTGGAAGATGGTTGCAGATTTTTCGATATTGGTTGTGGAACAGGAGCCGTTTCGATAGAAGCTTCAAAAATGGTACGTGACATCAATATATGCGCTATTGATGCAAGGGAAGAAGCCATTAGTGTAACGAAGAAAAATTTCGAAGCATTTAAGATTACCAATGCACAAGTGTTTTCCGGCGAGTCATCTGAGATCCTTGAAAAACAGGAGATTGGTTCGATAGATTGCGCATTCATTGGCGGCACAAAGAATATTTCACAGGTGCTGGAAGTGCTTGCTGAGAAAAAGGCAAAGAGTATTGTATTGAATGCTGTCAGGATCGAGACTGTCGTAAATGTAATAAACAAGATGAAAGAACTTGACTTATTCGAAGAGGCACTGCATATAATTGTGTCTCGCAGTGCGCCGATTACCGGTGAAACTATGTTCAAGCCGGAGAACCCGATCTATATCGTTGTCGGCAAGTCCGGTAAAAATTGA
- a CDS encoding cobyric acid synthase → MENKKNARKLLVLGTASDVGKSIIVTGLCRILSRKYRVAPFKAQNMSLNSWITKDGKEIGIAQAIQAKAAGVDPTADMNPVLLKPKGDRTSQVIVLGEPYADKSAGNYYDSIEEMHGVLRGALERLESEYDLIVMEGAGGAAEINLYDRDIVNIGTARITQAPIILIGDIESGGVFASLYGTKALLPEDVSKNLKAFVINKFRGDPAILEPGLKQLEDITGVPVLGVLPYSKLQIPSEDSMAIRKKKGREEKEDINDVDIAVIRLPRISNFTDFEPLERIANVRYVDLDDELGNPDCLIIPGTKNTVSDLQDLQKSGMDKQIKDLKDRAAIFGICGGYQMLGKVIHDSGVENGVEADYEGLGLLETETSFGEYKKKTVQVKKEIVADGPIFKNIRGAEIQGYEIHMGATKTPRNVFGDDGSIDESGTVVGTYLHGLFENENIRHALMIYLTEKKGVDYHPETVTTEDEAYEELAQIIENCLDMDRIYELIEDQ, encoded by the coding sequence ATGGAAAACAAAAAAAATGCTAGAAAGTTACTGGTACTGGGTACTGCATCAGACGTCGGCAAAAGCATAATAGTCACCGGCCTGTGCAGAATTCTCTCCAGAAAATACAGGGTTGCGCCATTTAAGGCTCAGAACATGAGCCTGAATTCGTGGATAACAAAGGATGGGAAAGAAATAGGGATTGCCCAGGCGATACAGGCCAAGGCAGCAGGTGTTGACCCTACGGCTGACATGAACCCGGTACTTCTCAAGCCCAAAGGTGACAGGACGTCACAGGTCATTGTTTTAGGTGAACCCTATGCAGACAAATCCGCCGGTAATTACTATGATTCTATTGAGGAGATGCATGGTGTACTCCGCGGGGCTCTTGAAAGGCTTGAATCGGAGTATGACCTGATTGTTATGGAAGGTGCAGGTGGTGCTGCCGAAATTAATCTTTATGACCGCGACATTGTTAACATTGGGACAGCACGCATAACCCAGGCCCCTATTATCCTCATTGGTGATATAGAGTCAGGAGGAGTCTTTGCAAGTCTTTACGGAACTAAGGCCCTTCTTCCTGAAGATGTAAGTAAGAACCTCAAAGCTTTTGTTATCAATAAATTCAGGGGAGATCCTGCAATACTCGAACCCGGCCTGAAGCAGCTTGAAGATATCACAGGAGTTCCGGTTCTCGGAGTTCTGCCTTACTCCAAACTACAGATTCCATCAGAAGACTCCATGGCAATCAGGAAAAAGAAGGGCAGAGAAGAAAAGGAAGATATTAATGATGTTGACATTGCAGTTATCCGCCTGCCAAGGATATCCAATTTCACTGACTTTGAACCACTTGAAAGAATCGCAAATGTCAGGTATGTTGATCTCGATGATGAGCTCGGAAATCCTGACTGCTTAATAATCCCAGGAACCAAGAACACTGTCAGCGACCTGCAGGACCTTCAAAAGAGCGGAATGGATAAGCAGATAAAAGATCTGAAAGACAGAGCTGCAATTTTTGGAATTTGCGGCGGCTACCAGATGCTTGGAAAAGTCATCCACGACTCAGGAGTGGAGAATGGTGTTGAGGCAGACTACGAAGGACTTGGCCTGCTTGAAACCGAAACGTCATTTGGAGAATACAAGAAGAAAACAGTTCAGGTCAAAAAGGAAATTGTTGCTGACGGGCCTATATTCAAGAACATCAGGGGCGCTGAGATACAGGGATACGAGATTCACATGGGTGCCACCAAAACACCAAGAAACGTTTTCGGAGATGATGGCAGCATCGATGAAAGCGGAACTGTTGTGGGCACATACCTGCACGGACTTTTCGAGAATGAAAACATCCGCCATGCTCTTATGATCTACCTGACTGAAAAGAAAGGTGTGGACTATCACCCCGAAACAGTGACAACCGAAGATGAAGCTTACGAGGAACTTGCACAGATCATTGAAAACTGTCTTGACATGGACAGGATATACGAACTGATTGAAGACCAGTGA
- a CDS encoding ferrous iron transport protein A: MNKKTLDFIEPDTSVKVLKVTGQKSSRKRILDMGLTPGTRVDVIRRAPLGDPVEFKLKGYNLSLRKREAETVLVEIVE, encoded by the coding sequence ATGAATAAAAAAACACTGGATTTCATAGAACCTGATACCTCAGTAAAGGTTCTGAAAGTAACAGGCCAGAAATCCTCGAGAAAAAGGATTCTGGACATGGGACTCACTCCCGGTACAAGAGTAGATGTTATCAGACGGGCACCGTTAGGCGACCCGGTGGAATTCAAGCTTAAAGGCTACAACCTGTCCCTCAGGAAGAGGGAAGCTGAAACGGTTCTTGTAGAAATTGTCGAGTAG
- the feoB gene encoding ferrous iron transport protein B, with amino-acid sequence MTEKITVALAGNPNVGKTSIFNAITGSKQHVGNWPGVTVERKIGKRVHNDVTMEIVDLPGTYSLTAYSLDEIIARDFIIEEKPDVVVQVIDATNLERNLYLTTQLMELGVKLIIALNMTDLALAKGDNINEKKMQEFLEVPVISTIGSKGSGIEGLLNEVTKEIHKTRVTDDVFTYDNGIEDSVEKLGNVLETDPYFAHYPSRWFSLKLLEGDENIMKKAKERDSYSKINNILRENDADVLESKIADQRYKTIQTMLKQVCNINTCRLTGSDMVDRVVTNKVLGIPIFLSLMWAAFEVTFTFGTPFMNIIDIFFGWLAETATNVIPVPWLASLVGEGMIAGVGSVIIFLPNILLLFFMISLMEDSGYMSRAAFIMDKVMSKFGLHGKSFIPLVMGFGCNVPAIMATRTIEDTRDRLITILVAPFVSCGARLPVYVLLAGAFFGHDAGVVIFGLYALGILVAVLSAKLMRSTILKGEDTPFIMELPSYKLPTLRGSLIHMWERGKIYIKKAGTIILIGVVGVWLLASIPAPGSSGAFASEEVYGTTESVIGVIGQILEPLVAPLGFDWKIAVALVFGVVAKEIVVGSMGVLYGVGEDEESLSNILAAGAMTPLAALGLMVFTLLYVPCFACIGVIKRETGSWKWTLFQLAYGTALAWGFAFVIYQVGTRMGLLA; translated from the coding sequence ATGACAGAAAAAATAACAGTGGCACTTGCCGGGAACCCGAACGTTGGAAAGACATCCATATTCAATGCTATCACCGGTTCAAAGCAGCATGTGGGTAACTGGCCCGGCGTTACGGTTGAACGCAAGATCGGAAAGAGAGTGCACAATGATGTGACGATGGAGATCGTGGACCTCCCGGGTACATACAGTCTTACGGCTTATTCGCTTGACGAAATCATTGCCCGTGACTTCATTATTGAAGAAAAACCAGATGTTGTAGTACAGGTTATCGACGCAACCAATCTTGAAAGGAACCTCTACCTCACAACTCAGTTAATGGAACTTGGTGTTAAGCTCATCATTGCGCTTAACATGACAGACCTTGCCCTTGCAAAGGGTGACAACATCAATGAAAAAAAGATGCAGGAGTTTCTGGAGGTTCCTGTCATATCCACGATAGGAAGCAAAGGAAGCGGCATTGAAGGACTTCTTAACGAAGTCACAAAAGAAATACACAAAACAAGAGTTACAGATGACGTTTTTACATATGATAACGGGATCGAAGACTCGGTAGAAAAACTCGGAAACGTACTGGAAACTGACCCTTATTTTGCACATTATCCTTCACGATGGTTTAGTCTGAAGTTGCTTGAGGGCGACGAGAATATAATGAAAAAAGCAAAGGAGAGAGATAGTTACTCAAAGATCAATAATATTTTGAGAGAGAACGATGCCGATGTTCTTGAGTCAAAGATTGCAGACCAGAGATACAAAACTATACAGACAATGCTGAAACAGGTCTGTAATATCAATACGTGCCGTCTTACCGGATCGGATATGGTTGACCGAGTAGTAACAAATAAAGTCCTGGGAATCCCGATATTCCTGTCGCTCATGTGGGCTGCCTTTGAAGTTACTTTCACTTTTGGAACACCATTCATGAATATAATCGATATATTCTTCGGATGGCTTGCAGAAACTGCAACAAACGTAATCCCTGTTCCGTGGCTGGCATCCCTTGTCGGAGAGGGAATGATCGCAGGTGTAGGATCAGTGATTATATTCCTCCCGAATATTCTCCTGCTCTTCTTCATGATTTCCCTTATGGAAGACAGCGGATACATGTCCAGAGCTGCATTCATTATGGATAAAGTCATGAGCAAGTTTGGGCTTCACGGAAAATCTTTCATCCCCCTTGTTATGGGATTCGGATGTAACGTGCCTGCTATTATGGCAACCCGTACAATCGAAGACACCAGGGATCGGCTCATCACCATCCTGGTTGCTCCTTTTGTGTCCTGCGGAGCAAGGCTCCCGGTTTATGTTCTCCTTGCCGGTGCATTCTTCGGGCATGACGCAGGAGTTGTGATCTTCGGTCTGTATGCTCTTGGAATCCTGGTCGCCGTATTAAGTGCAAAACTCATGCGCAGTACCATTCTCAAAGGCGAAGACACCCCTTTCATCATGGAACTCCCGTCATATAAGTTACCAACTCTCCGGGGAAGTCTGATCCACATGTGGGAGCGAGGAAAAATATACATCAAGAAAGCCGGTACGATCATACTGATCGGTGTGGTTGGTGTGTGGTTGCTTGCATCAATTCCGGCTCCCGGAAGCAGTGGAGCATTCGCATCCGAAGAAGTTTATGGAACAACTGAATCCGTAATCGGAGTTATTGGACAGATACTTGAGCCTCTTGTCGCACCGCTGGGATTTGACTGGAAGATTGCAGTTGCGCTAGTGTTTGGTGTTGTGGCAAAGGAGATAGTAGTCGGTTCAATGGGAGTGCTTTACGGAGTCGGTGAAGATGAAGAAAGTCTCTCAAACATTCTCGCAGCCGGAGCAATGACACCACTTGCAGCACTCGGACTCATGGTCTTTACCCTTCTGTACGTGCCATGTTTCGCCTGTATCGGTGTTATTAAAAGAGAAACAGGTTCATGGAAATGGACGTTATTCCAGCTTGCTTACGGAACCGCACTGGCATGGGGATTTGCATTTGTGATATATCAGGTAGGCACGCGCATGGGGCTGTTGGCCTGA
- a CDS encoding FeoC-like transcriptional regulator: MVVGYKYFLRRVAEMMNSRENLTTRTIADKLNLRQDEFRDLLNIMEKKGDIECCIENATGCDCTGGCKGCSRVCAGPELSSMSRNMKSYKLTDKGRALCGEQALN, from the coding sequence ATGGTGGTTGGTTACAAGTATTTTTTAAGAAGGGTGGCGGAGATGATGAATTCAAGAGAGAATCTCACCACCCGAACCATTGCCGACAAGCTTAACCTGCGGCAGGATGAGTTCAGAGACCTCCTGAACATCATGGAGAAAAAAGGTGATATCGAGTGTTGTATTGAGAATGCGACAGGATGTGACTGTACAGGTGGCTGCAAGGGCTGTTCAAGGGTCTGCGCAGGCCCTGAACTTTCTTCTATGAGCAGAAATATGAAATCATACAAATTGACCGATAAGGGCAGAGCTTTGTGCGGAGAGCAGGCATTAAACTGA